From Microplitis mediator isolate UGA2020A chromosome 11, iyMicMedi2.1, whole genome shotgun sequence, one genomic window encodes:
- the LOC130677691 gene encoding uncharacterized protein LOC130677691 isoform X2, producing MFAYIKLVDEDKYDTIPFTWVKNYDQVKLPVNKNKQHYILYENQSPKKALLLFVEDTIDALEKQIKTRRVAVPAPRNQETASELSDPNESSARKKTTPNFDINPVVNQQLEQLKAKLAAIDQETEIHGNNNKENLKSILNQRSKDHENFSKEETTSPKKLSKEEFDLSSVKIEKKPKKTKKRKADSKLLMETKPKKKIRKNRNDNKSQEIKVTILNKSTDPDKLENSIREKTTSYSSHDSDSGLEQNDGSAESKETKISKRTEDDKSITVTKSDALDILPDGTANQNRVNTNEHQNKILEENNSQQLLQMEISRSDKVDRTLSGIVGTSNLAEQRSLPEDLNTNILSDINQYLESETTKAIMEKTIIEKCDAQQDNIPSQPSCSFGQGVNKSLKKKKKSKLSKKKHKHGKNLKTKKKTQRDESENDVLKEISQQWNDMKKGQEAFQQVVTAALQTILSNWQQIQSTRATIPTAVQAIDFENIQVPPPVGFIRSDTGMIHCGQNVWITVQDYNNAKAAAGTDAIFVKNIAVDIFTRDVLKNSSITGKSSNRTKAPAKPKLDPVKMLAVRDIYRHYLKEHRQLSEKQINAKVDDYAEYIRGKISDLERPKKIPPKKTEGKSDKVVKESNGTMKKGKGMKQIEVSSSGDSSSANSSSGEESTNSESETSSDKNGDN from the exons ATGTTTGCGTACATAAAATTAGTAGATGAAGATAAATATGATACTATTCCATTTACTTgggtaaaaaattatgaccAAGTCAAGTTACCAgtcaataaaaacaaacaacattatattttgtatgAAAATCAATCACCTAAGAAAGCTTTGCTGCTATTTGTTGAAG atACTATTGATGCACtcgaaaaacaaattaaaacaaGAAGAGTCGCAGTTCCAGCCCCTCGAAATCAAGAAACAGCCTCTGAATTGAGTGATCCTAATGAAAGTAGtgcgagaaaaaaaactactcCAAATTTTGACATAAATCCAGTTGTCAACCAACAATTAGAACAGTTAAAGGCTAAGTTGGCG GCTATTGATCAAGAGACGGAAATTCatggcaataataataaagaaaatttaaaatccataTTAAATCAAAGAAGCAAAGaccatgaaaatttttcgaaggAAGAGACTACTTCTCCGAAAAAGCTATCTAAAGAAGAATTTGACCTATCTTCAGtgaagattgaaaaaaaaccgaAGAAAACCAAG AAAAGAAAAgctgattcaaaattattgatgGAAACTAAgccgaagaaaaaaattcgtaagaaccgtaatgataataaatctcAAGAGATAAAGGTAACAATTCTAAAt aaatcaaCAGATCCTGATAAACTAGAAAACTCtataagagaaaaaacaaCAAGCTATTCAAGTCATGACAGTGACAGTGGACTGGAGCAAAAT GATGGGTCAGCGGAATCAAAAGAaactaaaatatcaaaaagaACTGAAGATGATAAATCCATCACAGTTACAAAAAGTGACGCACTCGATATTCTTCCAGATGGAACTGCAAATCAAAATAGAGTCAACACAAATGAACATCAAAATAAGATTTTAGAGGAGAATAACAGCCAGCAACTACTTCAA atggAAATAAGTCGATCTGATAAAGTTGATCGAACGCTATCAGGAATTGTTGGAACTTCAAATTTGGCTGAGCAAAGAAGCCTGCCAGAGGACTTGAATACAAATATACTGAGTGACATCAATCAATATCTTGAAAGTGAAACAACTAAAGCTATCATGGAAAAAACTATCATTGAAAAATGTGATGCTCAGCAAGATAAC ATACCCAGTCAACCTTCTTGTTCTTTCGGTCAAGGTGTGAATAAGtctttgaagaaaaaaaaaaaaagtaagctTTCAAAGAAAAAGCACAAAcatggcaaaaatttaaag acgaaaaaaaaaactcaaaggGATGAATCTGAAAATGACGTTTTGAAAGAAATAAGTCAGCAATGGAACGACATGAAAAAAGGTCAAGAGGCTTTTCAGCAAGTGGTCACCGCAGCTTTGCAGACAATTTTGTCAAATTGGCAGCAGATTCAAA GTACACGAGCAACAATACCGACAGCAGTCCAAGCAATAGATTTCGAGAATATACAAGTACCTCCACCAGTTGGTTTTATACGGTCAGACACCGGaatg ATTCATTGTGGTCAAAATGTCTGGATTACTGTCCAAGATTATAACAATGCAAAAGCTGCAGCTGGGACTGATGCAatctttgtaaaaaatatagcaGTAGATATATTTACTCGAGACGTGTTGAAGAATAGTAGTATAACAGGTAAAAGTAGCAATAGAACCAAAGCACCTGCAAAGCCAAAACTAGATCCGGTCAAAATGCTTGCCGTAAgag ATATTTATAGACATTATCTGAAAGAACATAGACAATTGTCggaaaaacaaatcaatgcgAAGGTTGACGATTATGCAGAATATATTCGGggaaaaatttcagatttaGAACGACCGAAAAAAATACCACCCAAAa AAACTGAGGGAAAGTCTGATAAAGTAGTAAAAGAGAGTAATGGAACAATGAAAAAGGGAAAAGGTATGAAACAGATAGAAGTTTCTAGCTCCGGTGACAGTAGCAGTGCCAATAGCAGTTCTGGTGAAGAAAGTACCAATTCTGAAAGTGAAACTAGTAGCGATAAAAATGGCGATaactaa
- the LOC130677691 gene encoding uncharacterized protein LOC130677691 isoform X1, whose amino-acid sequence MFAYIKLVDEDKYDTIPFTWVKNYDQVKLPVNKNKQHYILYENQSPKKALLLFVEDTIDALEKQIKTRRVAVPAPRNQETASELSDPNESSARKKTTPNFDINPVVNQQLEQLKAKLAFDSSLSTEMKQQNSRRINKQYLFKDYNPYGVSRTTRSRHKNKIRELYDKNSYTRVNNPQNIFKANSDSLVTESLVPNKTEFPKSSVDSTSISLELHEHPVEESYTMDFSTSSADPLCVSEGNLINCSDSNQQRSINNPCELSGHSKNGSASEDELSSDSYNVSDDEAYSDSDSELNVVQDSEYDQTTESDSFNSSTSNDSFRFNCDKMNGNTIMFPQSNTTVSDVLLMVTAFSVSKHLTRNDQDDLINLIKVLAGPTFESWNASHYSRSKAYNPPRNKIQSNYYCKTEKCHRILHTRKLSDKKNKIKVQCTHCQVEYELSSASKNQFIIIDLKYQLKLLFRDIEVKNDLLNTIEKLKQPRNDGVIHDIYDGQLYKAVQKFSPGALTYNVNTDGAPLTKSSKRSMWPIQLHLNELSPALRFRNVILSGLYITSAEPSPEFMQAYMSKFIENANNMMETGLNIIDNEDRTRNLKFFCLLLCVDSVARPVIQNRFQFNGYSGCSWCYATGVYDSYAVRYPITQQAPLLRTKQSHIKDVEQVEKLGKPIKGVKGTCEMLKLKHFDCVWSFPLDYMHGILLGVSRHLWTLWSKPGTEYYLNPQQRKKIAARQLNIKRPQEIHRLVRTVDHTAKWKASEWESWLLFDSIPCLEGILDEKCFQSYLLLVSSIYTLMTDNISEKDLLISEMNILQFVRDCQILYGINSMTFNLHSLLHIVESVRQSGPLWSSSAFPFESMIFLIKRYVTGVCGVSNQIINSILKEKNIRCNIDYNTESMECRNYCKDLFKPQQLKKCTRSDNHALLIGTEKPADDQLIKLMHKYFDNIHSIKVFDRCIYNKMVLRSIAYTRPKKTNDTVVQLDTKKFIRIHGFFSLNNTCYLYGNQILTVQKTFQSNVQLLHMLQVTSIEEEILIASIQTVQKKVIFFSTGVNDYICFFPKNLGT is encoded by the exons ATGTTTGCGTACATAAAATTAGTAGATGAAGATAAATATGATACTATTCCATTTACTTgggtaaaaaattatgaccAAGTCAAGTTACCAgtcaataaaaacaaacaacattatattttgtatgAAAATCAATCACCTAAGAAAGCTTTGCTGCTATTTGTTGAAG atACTATTGATGCACtcgaaaaacaaattaaaacaaGAAGAGTCGCAGTTCCAGCCCCTCGAAATCAAGAAACAGCCTCTGAATTGAGTGATCCTAATGAAAGTAGtgcgagaaaaaaaactactcCAAATTTTGACATAAATCCAGTTGTCAACCAACAATTAGAACAGTTAAAGGCTAAGTTGGCG TTCGATTCTTCCCTATCGACAGAGATGAAACAGCAAAACAGCCGAAggataaataaacaatatttatttaaagattacAATCCTTATGGAGTTAGTAGGACAACTCGATCCCgccataaaaacaaaataagagagctttacgataaaaattcatatacaaGAG TAAACAATCCTCAGAACATCTTTAAGGCTAACTCAGATTCTCTAGTAACTGAGTCATTAGTTCCCAATAAGACAGAATTTCCTAAGTCATCCGTTGACTCTACTTCTATTTCATTAGAACTGCACGAACATCCTGTAGAAGAAAGTTATACTATGGATTTCAGTACTAGTTCAGCAGACCCGCTTTGTGTTTCTGAAGGAAATCTGATAAATTGTTCGGATTCTAATCAACAACGATCGATAAACAATCCATGTGAATTATCAGGACATTCTAAAAATGGTAGTGCTTCAGAGGATGAACTAAGTTCTGATAGCTACAATGTCTCAGATGATGAAGCGTATTCTGATAGTGATAGTGAGTTAAATGTAGTACAAGATTCAGAATATGACCAGACTACTGAGTCGGATTCATTTAATTCATCGACCAGTAATGATTCATTTCGCTTTAATTGTGATAAAATGAATGGTAATACAATCATGTTTCCACAGTCAAATACTACTGTTTCAGATGTATTACTAATGGTTACTGCTTTCTCAGTATCTAAACACTTGACAAGAAACGACCAagatgatttaataaatttaataaaagttttagcTGGTCCAACATTCGAATCTTGGAATGCTTCTCATTATTCTCGGTCGAAAGCATATAATCCTCCGAGGAATAAAATTCAATCAAACTATTATTGCAAGACAGAAAAATGTCACCGTATTTTACACACAAGGAAATTATcggataagaaaaataaaataaaagttcaatGCACCCACTGTCAAGTGGAATATGAACTTTCATCggcgagtaaaaatcaatttattattattgatttgaagtatcaattgaaattattattcaggGATATAGAAGTGAagaatgatttattaaataccattgaaaaattaaaacaacctCGAAATGATGGAGTTATACATGATATATATGACGGCCAACTGTATAAAGctgtacaaaaattttcaccaggcGCATTAACTTACAACGTCAATACGGATGGCGCACCACTTACAAAGAGTTCCAAGCGAAGTATGTGGCCGATTCAACTTCACCTAAATGAATTATCACCAGCATTGCGGTTTCGTAACGTGATTCTAAGTGGTCTATACATTACATCGGCAGAACCATCCCCCGAGTTTATGCAGGCTTATAtgtcaaaatttattgaaaacgCAAATAATATGATGGAGACTGGTCTAAACATAATTGATAATGAGGATCGgacaagaaatttaaaatttttctgtcttTTATTATGTGTGGATTCTGTTGCTAGACCAGTTATCCAAAACCGTTTCCAATTTAACGGATATTCAGGTTGTAGCTGGTGTTATGCAACTGGAGTTTACGATAGTTACGCTGTTAGATATCCAATCACTCAACAAGCTCCACTATTGAGAACAAAACAAAGTCATATTAAAGATGTGGAACAAGTTGAAAAATTAGGAAAGCCAATAAAAGGTGTTAAAGGCACTTGTGAAATGCTAAAATTGAAACATTTCGATTGCGTCTGGAGTTTTCCTTTAGATTACATGCACGGCATTCTATTAGGTGTATCACGACATCTATGGACATTGTGGAGTAAACCAGGAactgaatattatttaaatcctcAACAACGAAAGAAAATTGCGGCTCGtcaattaaacattaaaagaCCTCAAGAAATTCATAGGCTTGTGAGAACAGTAGATCATACAGCAAAATGGAAAGCTTCGGAATGGGAGTCGTGGCTATTATTCGATAGCATACCGTGTCTAGAGGGTATTCTTGATGAAAAATGTTTCCAGTCGTATCTTCTATTAGTTTCAAGCATATATACCTTGATGACAGACAATATAAGTGAAAAAGATCTTTTAATAAGTGAAATGAATATACTCCAATTTGTGCGTGATTGTCAAATACTTTACGGTATCAATTCGATGACATTTAACTTACACTCGTTGTTACATATTGTAGAATCAGTTAGGCAAAGTGGACCATTGTGGTCAAGCTCCGCGTTTCCTTTTGAAAGCATGATTTTCCTTATTAAACGTTATGTTACGGGAGTCTGTGGTGTGTCGAATCAAATTATTAACTctatattaaaagaaaaaaatattcgatgcAATATTGATTATAATACTGAATCTATGGAATGCCGTAATTATTGTAAAGATCTGTTTAAGCCACAACAGCTGAAGAAGTGTACACGAAGTGATAATCATGCTCTACTGATTGGCACTGAAAAACCAGCAGACGatcaattgattaaattgatgcataaatattttgacaatATTCATTCAATCAAAGTTTTTGATAgatgtatttataataaaatggtGCTCCGTAGCATAGCTTACACTCGTCCAAAAAAAACGAACGACACAGTAGTTCAGCTAGAtacgaaaaaattcatacgTATTCatggttttttttctttaaataatacaTGTTATCTTTACGGCAATCAAATATTAACTgttcaaaaaacttttcaatcAAACGTTCAATTACTTCATATGTTACAAGTAACAAGCATAgaagaagaaattttaattgccAGTATTCAAACTGTGCAAAAGAAAGtcattttcttttcaactggAGTGAATGATTATATTTGCTTCTTCCCTAAAAATTTaggaacataa
- the LOC130677691 gene encoding uncharacterized protein LOC130677691 isoform X3, protein MFAYIKLVDEDKYDTIPFTWVKNYDQVKLPVNKNKQHYILYENQSPKKALLLFVEDTIDALEKQIKTRRVAVPAPRNQETASELSDPNESSARKKTTPNFDINPVVNQQLEQLKAKLAAIDQETEIHGNNNKENLKSILNQRSKDHENFSKEETTSPKKLSKEEFDLSSVKIEKKPKKTKKRKADSKLLMETKPKKKIRKNRNDNKSQEIKKSTDPDKLENSIREKTTSYSSHDSDSGLEQNDGSAESKETKISKRTEDDKSITVTKSDALDILPDGTANQNRVNTNEHQNKILEENNSQQLLQMEISRSDKVDRTLSGIVGTSNLAEQRSLPEDLNTNILSDINQYLESETTKAIMEKTIIEKCDAQQDNIPSQPSCSFGQGVNKSLKKKKKSKLSKKKHKHGKNLKTKKKTQRDESENDVLKEISQQWNDMKKGQEAFQQVVTAALQTILSNWQQIQSTRATIPTAVQAIDFENIQVPPPVGFIRSDTGMIHCGQNVWITVQDYNNAKAAAGTDAIFVKNIAVDIFTRDVLKNSSITGKSSNRTKAPAKPKLDPVKMLAVRDIYRHYLKEHRQLSEKQINAKVDDYAEYIRGKISDLERPKKIPPKKTEGKSDKVVKESNGTMKKGKGMKQIEVSSSGDSSSANSSSGEESTNSESETSSDKNGDN, encoded by the exons ATGTTTGCGTACATAAAATTAGTAGATGAAGATAAATATGATACTATTCCATTTACTTgggtaaaaaattatgaccAAGTCAAGTTACCAgtcaataaaaacaaacaacattatattttgtatgAAAATCAATCACCTAAGAAAGCTTTGCTGCTATTTGTTGAAG atACTATTGATGCACtcgaaaaacaaattaaaacaaGAAGAGTCGCAGTTCCAGCCCCTCGAAATCAAGAAACAGCCTCTGAATTGAGTGATCCTAATGAAAGTAGtgcgagaaaaaaaactactcCAAATTTTGACATAAATCCAGTTGTCAACCAACAATTAGAACAGTTAAAGGCTAAGTTGGCG GCTATTGATCAAGAGACGGAAATTCatggcaataataataaagaaaatttaaaatccataTTAAATCAAAGAAGCAAAGaccatgaaaatttttcgaaggAAGAGACTACTTCTCCGAAAAAGCTATCTAAAGAAGAATTTGACCTATCTTCAGtgaagattgaaaaaaaaccgaAGAAAACCAAG AAAAGAAAAgctgattcaaaattattgatgGAAACTAAgccgaagaaaaaaattcgtaagaaccgtaatgataataaatctcAAGAGATAAAG aaatcaaCAGATCCTGATAAACTAGAAAACTCtataagagaaaaaacaaCAAGCTATTCAAGTCATGACAGTGACAGTGGACTGGAGCAAAAT GATGGGTCAGCGGAATCAAAAGAaactaaaatatcaaaaagaACTGAAGATGATAAATCCATCACAGTTACAAAAAGTGACGCACTCGATATTCTTCCAGATGGAACTGCAAATCAAAATAGAGTCAACACAAATGAACATCAAAATAAGATTTTAGAGGAGAATAACAGCCAGCAACTACTTCAA atggAAATAAGTCGATCTGATAAAGTTGATCGAACGCTATCAGGAATTGTTGGAACTTCAAATTTGGCTGAGCAAAGAAGCCTGCCAGAGGACTTGAATACAAATATACTGAGTGACATCAATCAATATCTTGAAAGTGAAACAACTAAAGCTATCATGGAAAAAACTATCATTGAAAAATGTGATGCTCAGCAAGATAAC ATACCCAGTCAACCTTCTTGTTCTTTCGGTCAAGGTGTGAATAAGtctttgaagaaaaaaaaaaaaagtaagctTTCAAAGAAAAAGCACAAAcatggcaaaaatttaaag acgaaaaaaaaaactcaaaggGATGAATCTGAAAATGACGTTTTGAAAGAAATAAGTCAGCAATGGAACGACATGAAAAAAGGTCAAGAGGCTTTTCAGCAAGTGGTCACCGCAGCTTTGCAGACAATTTTGTCAAATTGGCAGCAGATTCAAA GTACACGAGCAACAATACCGACAGCAGTCCAAGCAATAGATTTCGAGAATATACAAGTACCTCCACCAGTTGGTTTTATACGGTCAGACACCGGaatg ATTCATTGTGGTCAAAATGTCTGGATTACTGTCCAAGATTATAACAATGCAAAAGCTGCAGCTGGGACTGATGCAatctttgtaaaaaatatagcaGTAGATATATTTACTCGAGACGTGTTGAAGAATAGTAGTATAACAGGTAAAAGTAGCAATAGAACCAAAGCACCTGCAAAGCCAAAACTAGATCCGGTCAAAATGCTTGCCGTAAgag ATATTTATAGACATTATCTGAAAGAACATAGACAATTGTCggaaaaacaaatcaatgcgAAGGTTGACGATTATGCAGAATATATTCGGggaaaaatttcagatttaGAACGACCGAAAAAAATACCACCCAAAa AAACTGAGGGAAAGTCTGATAAAGTAGTAAAAGAGAGTAATGGAACAATGAAAAAGGGAAAAGGTATGAAACAGATAGAAGTTTCTAGCTCCGGTGACAGTAGCAGTGCCAATAGCAGTTCTGGTGAAGAAAGTACCAATTCTGAAAGTGAAACTAGTAGCGATAAAAATGGCGATaactaa
- the LOC130677691 gene encoding uncharacterized protein LOC130677691 isoform X4 — translation MAIDQETEIHGNNNKENLKSILNQRSKDHENFSKEETTSPKKLSKEEFDLSSVKIEKKPKKTKKRKADSKLLMETKPKKKIRKNRNDNKSQEIKVTILNKSTDPDKLENSIREKTTSYSSHDSDSGLEQNDGSAESKETKISKRTEDDKSITVTKSDALDILPDGTANQNRVNTNEHQNKILEENNSQQLLQMEISRSDKVDRTLSGIVGTSNLAEQRSLPEDLNTNILSDINQYLESETTKAIMEKTIIEKCDAQQDNIPSQPSCSFGQGVNKSLKKKKKSKLSKKKHKHGKNLKTKKKTQRDESENDVLKEISQQWNDMKKGQEAFQQVVTAALQTILSNWQQIQSTRATIPTAVQAIDFENIQVPPPVGFIRSDTGMIHCGQNVWITVQDYNNAKAAAGTDAIFVKNIAVDIFTRDVLKNSSITGKSSNRTKAPAKPKLDPVKMLAVRDIYRHYLKEHRQLSEKQINAKVDDYAEYIRGKISDLERPKKIPPKKTEGKSDKVVKESNGTMKKGKGMKQIEVSSSGDSSSANSSSGEESTNSESETSSDKNGDN, via the exons ATG GCTATTGATCAAGAGACGGAAATTCatggcaataataataaagaaaatttaaaatccataTTAAATCAAAGAAGCAAAGaccatgaaaatttttcgaaggAAGAGACTACTTCTCCGAAAAAGCTATCTAAAGAAGAATTTGACCTATCTTCAGtgaagattgaaaaaaaaccgaAGAAAACCAAG AAAAGAAAAgctgattcaaaattattgatgGAAACTAAgccgaagaaaaaaattcgtaagaaccgtaatgataataaatctcAAGAGATAAAGGTAACAATTCTAAAt aaatcaaCAGATCCTGATAAACTAGAAAACTCtataagagaaaaaacaaCAAGCTATTCAAGTCATGACAGTGACAGTGGACTGGAGCAAAAT GATGGGTCAGCGGAATCAAAAGAaactaaaatatcaaaaagaACTGAAGATGATAAATCCATCACAGTTACAAAAAGTGACGCACTCGATATTCTTCCAGATGGAACTGCAAATCAAAATAGAGTCAACACAAATGAACATCAAAATAAGATTTTAGAGGAGAATAACAGCCAGCAACTACTTCAA atggAAATAAGTCGATCTGATAAAGTTGATCGAACGCTATCAGGAATTGTTGGAACTTCAAATTTGGCTGAGCAAAGAAGCCTGCCAGAGGACTTGAATACAAATATACTGAGTGACATCAATCAATATCTTGAAAGTGAAACAACTAAAGCTATCATGGAAAAAACTATCATTGAAAAATGTGATGCTCAGCAAGATAAC ATACCCAGTCAACCTTCTTGTTCTTTCGGTCAAGGTGTGAATAAGtctttgaagaaaaaaaaaaaaagtaagctTTCAAAGAAAAAGCACAAAcatggcaaaaatttaaag acgaaaaaaaaaactcaaaggGATGAATCTGAAAATGACGTTTTGAAAGAAATAAGTCAGCAATGGAACGACATGAAAAAAGGTCAAGAGGCTTTTCAGCAAGTGGTCACCGCAGCTTTGCAGACAATTTTGTCAAATTGGCAGCAGATTCAAA GTACACGAGCAACAATACCGACAGCAGTCCAAGCAATAGATTTCGAGAATATACAAGTACCTCCACCAGTTGGTTTTATACGGTCAGACACCGGaatg ATTCATTGTGGTCAAAATGTCTGGATTACTGTCCAAGATTATAACAATGCAAAAGCTGCAGCTGGGACTGATGCAatctttgtaaaaaatatagcaGTAGATATATTTACTCGAGACGTGTTGAAGAATAGTAGTATAACAGGTAAAAGTAGCAATAGAACCAAAGCACCTGCAAAGCCAAAACTAGATCCGGTCAAAATGCTTGCCGTAAgag ATATTTATAGACATTATCTGAAAGAACATAGACAATTGTCggaaaaacaaatcaatgcgAAGGTTGACGATTATGCAGAATATATTCGGggaaaaatttcagatttaGAACGACCGAAAAAAATACCACCCAAAa AAACTGAGGGAAAGTCTGATAAAGTAGTAAAAGAGAGTAATGGAACAATGAAAAAGGGAAAAGGTATGAAACAGATAGAAGTTTCTAGCTCCGGTGACAGTAGCAGTGCCAATAGCAGTTCTGGTGAAGAAAGTACCAATTCTGAAAGTGAAACTAGTAGCGATAAAAATGGCGATaactaa